The following is a genomic window from bacterium.
CACTGTGGCGCAGGCCACATTTTTTATTTCAATATTTTGTTTAATGATCTTTTCAAAAAGTGTTTTATCAGGGTAGAAAATTTTATCCTCCGCGCAAGGGTTTAATAACATACTGCTGAAACTTTCGTGTGAATAACACTTCGAGGGGCTTACTAAGCTTCCAACTGATAGTCTGTCCTTTTCCTCCAAAAGTCCGCATGAGCCAAAAAGGATTATATTTTTGCACGCGGTATCTTTTAGAAATAATACTGCGTCACCGGTGAAACCCGGGCCGATCCCGGTTTGTATAATTGTAAAACCAGGGGCGTCCGCGGAAGAATATATTTTGCCTTTTTTAAAATCAGTTATATTTAAGTTTTTTAATATGTATTTTGCAACGAAAGGCATCAGGACGCAGTTTTCTTTTATACATGACTTTTTTATACCGAAAAGGATTTCAAATTTATCCATTATGCCGTCCTGATATTTTGCTTTTTCAAATAAGTGAGTGGTCGAAACTCCCCGCCCCCTCACTTATATTTTTCTACCGGTTCCATATGGACAACCACATCTGTTATTTCTTTTATATTGGTTTTGATTGTTGATTCAATAGAATTGCTTATTTCATGCGCTTTATCCATCTGTGTATCCGGGTTTATCTGGACGTGCAGGTCCAGGTGTATATCGTCAGGCCTGCCGCGTGTTCTTATCTTATGGCATGTTTTTACCCCTGTAATGTTTAAAACAATATTTTTTATTTTTTTCTCGTCGATCGGTGCGGTATCGCATAATATGTCCGAACCGCCTTTTATTATTTCATAAGCCGCGCCCGCGATAAATAATGAGATGATAATTGTTGCAATAGGGTCCAGAACCGGAAAACCCAATTTTATTGCAATTAACGTAACAAGCACGGATAATGATGTAAATATGTCTGATTTTGTGTGCAGTGAATCTGAAATAAGTATATCACTTTTCAAATCTTCACCTTTTTTATATTCATATTTCATGACTAAAAAATTGATTAGCATCGTGCCGGTTATTATAATAAAACTTTTTATATCCGCCTTAGGAACAGCCGGATTCAGAAAACGCAGTATACTCCCTTTTATCAGGTTAAAACAGACAACTGCCAATAATGCGGCAATGCTTAAAGAAGCGAGTGTTTCATATTTTTTATGGCCGTACGGATGTTCTTTGTCCTTTGGTTTGGATGCAATGGTGATTCCTATAAGCCCTATAATGTTTGACGCGCCGTCAGTCAATGAGTGAAATCCGTCAGCGGTCATGCTTATGCATTGGGTATAAATTCCATAAAGTATTTTTGCCAACGCAACCAGCCAGTTTAGAATTAAAATGATAAACAATATTGACTTGATATTTTTGTAGCGTTTTTGTTCAACAACCTCCATAATAACTATAATTATACCTTATTTTAAACGATTTTTCTATATTTTGTGAAAAACCAGTTATTTTATCGACAAACAAATGAAAAAGTTATAAAATATCAACATATGCATATGCAAAAATACCCGCTTTTTATTGATATTCTCGGAGGATTTGCCGGTTTTCTTACAACAATAGCCTTTTTGCCGCAAGTCATAAAGGTTATAAAGACTAAGTCAACCCATGACCTTTCCCTTGTAATGTTCATTATGTTTTGCATAGGCGTCATATTATGGTTAATTTTTGGAATTTATTTGCAATCCATGCCGGTAATAATTGCCAATTTTTTCACACTGGGATTTTCATTGATTATTTTATGGTATAAAATTAAATATAGGTAAAATTTTGCAAAAGGAGGATTTAAAATGGTAAAAAAAAGCTGGTATTGTATTATCACAGTTTTTTTTATGATTTTAAGCGTTATTACTGCCGCCGTCGGGTGTAAAGGCGGTGAAACAAAAAAGGCCGCAAATGAAGTAATAGATGAATTTACAGGAAACCGGGCGGTCAAACAGGGGCGGCAAATGAAAAATAATATCGAAGATATTAAAAAAGAGAGTATTGACAGGGAAGAGAATTTTAAAAAACAAATGGGAAATGAATGAAATATTTTATTGTCAATAAGTTTAATGTTTGATATAATATCTTGTTTTTGCGATATATATGAGGTTTTTTAAAAAGCCAATGTTAGATAGTTTTATCCGGGAAAAATCCAATCAAGGAAAATACATATGAAAGTGGTGATTCTTGCAGGTGGAAGAGGAACAAGACTTAGTGAAGAGACCGGCATGGTTCCCAAACCAATGATTGAAATCGGCGGGAAACCAATACTATGGCATATCATGAAAATATATTCACATTATGGTTATAATGAATTCATTATCTGCCTGGGATATAAGGGTTATATGATTAAAGAATATTTTTCTCATTATTTTTCACATATGAGTGATATAACAATTGATTTGGTTAATAATAAAACAATAATTCATAACACCTTGTCTGAACCATGGAAAATAACCCTGGTAAATACCGGATTTGATACATTTACAGGCGGCAGGTTAAAAAGGATTCAAAGTTATATAAAAAATGAAAGCTTTATGATGACTTACGGAGATGGTGTGGGAAATGTAAATATTAAAGAATTAGTTAAAAATCATAAAAAAAGTAAAAAATACGTCACCCTGACTGCGGTCAAAGCCTCAGAACGGTTTGGGATTTTGGATATTAAAAAGGATAAAAGTAATATTTTAAATTCGTTTAATGAAAAACCAGAGATAACTGATAATTGGATAAATGCCGGCTTTTTTGTGCTGGAACCGGAAATATTCGGTTATATAAAAGGTGACTATACATGGTGGGAGAAAGAACCATTGGAGAGCCTTGCAAAAAATAGCCAGGTAGTTGCCTATAAGCATTCAGGTTTTTGGAAACCCATGGATACACTGAGGGATAAAAACGAATTAGAACAGCTATGGCAGTCAAATAAAGCCTTATGGAAGCTTTGGGAATAAAAATTAAATTTTTTTATGAACAACTTTTGGAAAAACAAGAGGATTTTGGTTACCGGTTATGAAGGATTTTTAGGGTCAAACCTCACTAAATGGTTATTGAATAATAAAGCCAGGATTATTGGAATTGACATAGATGTTAGACGGGATAAAACAATTCTTACAGAAAATGACTATGACAAAATAACTGTAATAAAAGGTAATATTTCCGATTTTGATTTTTTAAAGGAAATTATTTCGAAATATAAAATTGAAATTATTTTTCATCTCGCGGCGGAGGCAATTGTTGAAAGGGCATTAAAAGATCCTTTAAAAACATTTTCTTCAAATATTGAAGGTACCTGGAATATTTTAGAAGCATGCAGGCAGTATGGAAAAGTCGGGACAATTATTATTGCATCAAGCGACAAAGCATATGGCAGCCACAAAAAGCTTCCCTATAAGGAGGATGCTCCTTTAATCGGTAATCATCCTTACGATGTATCCAAAAGCTGTGCAGATTTAATTGCTTACGCTTATTATCACACTTATAATTTACCTGTTGCGGTCACACGCTGTGGCAATATATACGGCCCGGGTGATTTTAATTTTTCAAGAATAATTCCGGATGCAATAAGATGTTTAATTACAGGTGAAACTTTATTGATTAGAAGCGATGGCAGATTTACCAGAGATTATGTTTATGTGGATGATATTGTAAACGGATATGTTATGCTTGCGGAAAAAATGAAGAAAAAGAAATTGCAGGGAGAAGTTTTTAACTTCAGCGATGAAAATCCTCTGGCAGTAATAAAGCTTTTAGAGATAATATCAGCATTAACAAAACAGAAATTAAATTATAGGGTTTTAAACAAAGCAAAATATGAGATAAAAGACCAATTTTTAGATTCTTCAAAAGCCAGAAGACTTCTGGGATGGAAACCAAAATACACATTGAAGGAAGGATTTAAAGAAACAATTGAATGGTATAAAAGATATTTCAGCTGAATTTTATTATGAAAGATACAGAAAAAAATATATCAAAAAATGAAGAAACAGACCATGGATACAATGTAGATTATAAAAATTATATTTCAGGGATTTCAGCCTTATTTTTTTCAATAGTATTTGCCTGGCTTATGATCCCCATAATTGTAAATTTTATAAATCCCTCAATGATAGATATGGCAGAGATAGAAAAAATATTTATTCCTTCAGTACTGAAGGATATTTATCCCGAACCTATGGAAAGGACCATGTTTTTAACCGGGATTGTTTTACTGCCGGTTTTATTGCTTATATTTATCTGTCTTTTTAATTATATTTTTAAAAATATCACTGATTTATCGGTAATAAAGTATAGCTATAATGTTCTGTTTATTGTTTTTCTTGGCATGATAGCATATTTAACATGGGTATCAAATAAAAAGAACCAGTTCTTTTATTTTCAAACCAGCATTAGGCCCGGGGTAAAAAGTATTTTTTCCATTGCTGTTATAAGTTTTTTAATGAATTTATTAATTTTAAATGCACAAAAAAATTATATTTCTAAATTTCTTTCAAAAACTATTTTATTTTTAACTAATTCGATATGTTGGATAATTATACTTTATGCGGTTTTAATAAATGTTTATGGCATTAGCCTGGTAAGGGATATGGGGACTTATAGGGCGCATTTAGAAGGGGTATTTCATTCTGTTGTCCAGGTTTTTTTAGGCAAACAAATATTATATAATCTTGTATCTCAATATGGGTTTTATCCTCATCTTTTAGAGCCTGTATGGAGAATAATAGGATTAAATGTATTCAAATTTACGTTGATTATGGGCCTTTTAATGGGAATATCGCTGGTTTTGTTTTATTTGATTTTTAAAAAATTAGTTGATAATAAAATAATCGCGTATCTGGGTTTTATCACTTCGATTTGGCTGATTGCCACTTATGGCAGAGTTATATTTATGTACAACTGGTATCCTTCAATGATTGATCCTTATTTTCAGTTTTTCCCGATAAGATTTTTATTCCCGGTATTTTCCATTTATTTTACCTATTATTATTTAAAAACATCAAGCAAAAAAATATATTATATGTCGTTTGTTGCATATTCAATTTCTATACTTTGGAATTTTGATACCGGTTTTGTGGTTTATTTAACATGGTTAATTACGTTAATTTATGAAGGAATATGCAGCAGGGATGTTAAAAAAATTATTTTTCATATAGCGAACTGGATTATAATATTTTTTCTGACTATTGCTTTCTTCACATCATATATGTATTTAAGATATGGGCACCTGCCCATGTATAAAGAATTTTTGTTATACCAGAGGATGTATTACGTCTTTGGTTTCGGGATGCTGCCTATGCCTTTAATCCATCCATGGAATCTCGTTGCTATAGTGTATCTGGTAGGGCTTGCAATATCCTTAATTAATCTTTTGCAGGGAAAAAACTCGCTGAAGGTATCTATGATTTTTAATCTGTCTATTCTTGGTGTCGGTGTGTTTTCATATTATCAGGGAAGAAGCCATGATTTTAACATGACGGGGATATGCTATCCTGCAATTGTGTTGTTGGCTGTTTTTGCGGATGCCCTGCTTGAAAAATATAAGCGTGACAGAAATGTATTTAATTTCGTAGCATTGAATTATATAATTTTTTTTATGATTTTTTTCTCAATGAGTTTTATAAAGAATTATAAAATAATTTTTACAACTTTGAAAGAAAGGGTGATGATTTCTCTTAGAGGTGAAAATACACCTGTTAAAAGAAGCGCTGAGTTTATAAAGAACAATACAAAAAGAGGTGAAGAAATTTTGTTGCTTTCAAATTTGTCAGCGATATATTATCTGGAATCCCGGACAATCACTCCAATAAAGAGTGAACCACGCAATATCGTTATGGTTAGTCAGGAAAAAGATGTATTGGATTATTTGGGAAGTAATTTATGTAAAAAAGTGTTTTTAGATGTAAATATTGAAAATAAAACAATTTGGAATTTTGTTCAAACTAATTTTAAACTATCTCTTATAAGTCCGGATAACAATATAGGTCTGTTTATTAAATGATTAGAAGTTGTTTCATAAGCCGGTTTCGTTATACCGTTTGACTGGAGTTTTAGCAGGGAAAGGGAAAATGAGAACATTAGTTACGGGAGGAGCGGGTTTTATAGGAAGCCATGTTGTAGAGACTCTTTTGGAAAATAAGTGTCATGTAACTGTTATTGATAATTTTTCAACAGGGAATCCGGAAAATTTAAGCCACCTTAAAAAAAATCCTAATCTGTTAATAGCAACGGCAGATATAAGCAATTATGAACAAATAAAACCGTATTTTAAAGATATAGATTGGGTTTTCCATCTTGCTGCCCTGGCTGATATTGTTCCATCAATAAATTTCCCATTGAAATATTTTAATTCTAATGTGTTGGGGACAGTAAATGTATTGGAAGCATCCAGGTTAGCTGGTGTTAAGAGGTTTATTTATGCAGCTTCTTCATCTTGTTATGGAATTCCAAAGGAATTTCCCACTTCTGAAAATGCCGATATACAACCGCAATATCCGTATGCCTTCACGAAATATTCAGGCGAACAAGCTGTATTTCATTGGGGCAGGGTTTACGATCTTCCGGTAGTGTCTCTCAGGCTCTTTAATGCTTATGGGCTGCGTTCAAGAACTACAGGCACTTATGGGGCCGTGTTCGGGGTGTTCTTAGCCCAGAAGTTAAATAGTAAGCCTTTTACTGTTGTGGGAGATGGCAATCAAACGCGGGATTTTATTTTTGTTACCGATGTAGCTAATGCATTTTTTATGGCGGCAAATTCTGATTGCCGCCAAGAAGCGATTAACGTCGGTTCAGGAGGAACCTACAGTATTACCAGGCTGGTTGAACTTTTAGAGGGAGAAGTAACATATATTCCCAAAAGGCCGGGTGAGCCGGATTGTACATTTGCAGATATTAATAAGATAAAAAGACTACTTGGCTGGAAACCCGAGGTTACATTTGAAAAAGGTGTAGAAATAATCCTTAACAATATTGGCAACTGGAGAAATGCTCCTGTATGGACAGCCGAGAAAATAGAAACAGCTACCAAAGACTGGTTTAAATATTTAGAAAAATGAAAAAAGAACAACATTCAAAAATAAAAACGATTCGTGATCTTGGAATAATTCTGGAAGACTTGAGGAAAAAAGGCAAAAAAATAGTACATTGCCACGGCTGTTTTGATCTCTTGCATCCCGGACACATTAAACATTTTCAGGCGGCAAAAAGGAAGGGTGACATTCTCGTGGTTACTTTGACAAAAGATGAGTATGTAAACAAGGGGCCGGGCAGGCCAATATTTAATCATCATCTTCGCGCTGACAGCATCGCCGCATTGGAGTGTGTTGATTATGTGGCGATAAATGAATGGCCTGCGGCAACAGAGGCAATTAAAATTATTAAACCAGATTTATATGTTAAAGGCAGCGATTATTCCAATAAAGATGGTGATATTACGGGTAAGATATATGAAGAAGAGGAGGCTGTAAAGTCAGTCGGGGGCATGCTTCATTTTACCGATGAAGCGTCTTTCAGCTCCACTTCACTTATTAACATGTTTCTTTCGCCTTATCCGCAAGAAGCGAGAGAATTTTTCCATAATTTTAGAAAACGATATTCAGCGGATAATATAATTGAACGGATTAAAAGTGTGAAGAAATTGAAAGTTTTAATAGTTGGCGATATTATCATTGATGAATACCACTATTGTGTCGGTATGGGTAAGTCACAGAAGGATTATATTATTGCTACTAAATTTTTGAATGCCGAAGTTTTCGCTGGCGGGGTGTTGGCCGCGGCAAACCACATAGCGGGTTTTTGCGAAGATGTAACTCTGCTTAGCTGTATAGGATTAAAAAACAATTACAATGATTTTATAACCAGCCATCTTAAACCGAATATTAAACAGGTTTTTTATTTTCGTAAAGATGTGCCTACTGTAGTAAAGCGCAGGTTTGTCGATCCGTCTTTTGTTACTAAACTTTTTGAGATTTGTTTTTTGGAAGATTTAATGCCTATGCCTAAAGAAATAGAAGATGATATTTGTGATAATATAAACAAAACAATAAAAAATTATGATATGGTTTTGGTAACAGATTTCGGGCATGGAATGGTTACCCCTAAAATAACCAAATTATTGAGTGAAAAGGCCAAATTCTTTGCGGTTAATGTGCAAACTAATAGCGCTAATTTGGGGTTTAATCTTATTACAAAGGTCAACAAGGCGGATTTTATTTGTATAGATGAGCCGGAGGCAAGGCTTGCATGCCATGATAAAACTTCC
Proteins encoded in this region:
- a CDS encoding GDP-mannose 4,6-dehydratase, yielding MNNFWKNKRILVTGYEGFLGSNLTKWLLNNKARIIGIDIDVRRDKTILTENDYDKITVIKGNISDFDFLKEIISKYKIEIIFHLAAEAIVERALKDPLKTFSSNIEGTWNILEACRQYGKVGTIIIASSDKAYGSHKKLPYKEDAPLIGNHPYDVSKSCADLIAYAYYHTYNLPVAVTRCGNIYGPGDFNFSRIIPDAIRCLITGETLLIRSDGRFTRDYVYVDDIVNGYVMLAEKMKKKKLQGEVFNFSDENPLAVIKLLEIISALTKQKLNYRVLNKAKYEIKDQFLDSSKARRLLGWKPKYTLKEGFKETIEWYKRYFS
- a CDS encoding SDR family oxidoreductase is translated as MRTLVTGGAGFIGSHVVETLLENKCHVTVIDNFSTGNPENLSHLKKNPNLLIATADISNYEQIKPYFKDIDWVFHLAALADIVPSINFPLKYFNSNVLGTVNVLEASRLAGVKRFIYAASSSCYGIPKEFPTSENADIQPQYPYAFTKYSGEQAVFHWGRVYDLPVVSLRLFNAYGLRSRTTGTYGAVFGVFLAQKLNSKPFTVVGDGNQTRDFIFVTDVANAFFMAANSDCRQEAINVGSGGTYSITRLVELLEGEVTYIPKRPGEPDCTFADINKIKRLLGWKPEVTFEKGVEIILNNIGNWRNAPVWTAEKIETATKDWFKYLEK
- the rfbF gene encoding glucose-1-phosphate cytidylyltransferase — translated: MKVVILAGGRGTRLSEETGMVPKPMIEIGGKPILWHIMKIYSHYGYNEFIICLGYKGYMIKEYFSHYFSHMSDITIDLVNNKTIIHNTLSEPWKITLVNTGFDTFTGGRLKRIQSYIKNESFMMTYGDGVGNVNIKELVKNHKKSKKYVTLTAVKASERFGILDIKKDKSNILNSFNEKPEITDNWINAGFFVLEPEIFGYIKGDYTWWEKEPLESLAKNSQVVAYKHSGFWKPMDTLRDKNELEQLWQSNKALWKLWE
- a CDS encoding PfkB family carbohydrate kinase is translated as MKKEQHSKIKTIRDLGIILEDLRKKGKKIVHCHGCFDLLHPGHIKHFQAAKRKGDILVVTLTKDEYVNKGPGRPIFNHHLRADSIAALECVDYVAINEWPAATEAIKIIKPDLYVKGSDYSNKDGDITGKIYEEEEAVKSVGGMLHFTDEASFSSTSLINMFLSPYPQEAREFFHNFRKRYSADNIIERIKSVKKLKVLIVGDIIIDEYHYCVGMGKSQKDYIIATKFLNAEVFAGGVLAAANHIAGFCEDVTLLSCIGLKNNYNDFITSHLKPNIKQVFYFRKDVPTVVKRRFVDPSFVTKLFEICFLEDLMPMPKEIEDDICDNINKTIKNYDMVLVTDFGHGMVTPKITKLLSEKAKFFAVNVQTNSANLGFNLITKVNKADFICIDEPEARLACHDKTSNIERLIVDLSKKTNCDKIIITRGHKGSLAYSEKEGFCEIPVFSKDVVDRIGAGDAFFSIAAPCACNNSPMDITGFVGNAVGALKVLIVGNRSSVEPIPLFKYITTLLK
- a CDS encoding cation diffusion facilitator family transporter, producing the protein MEVVEQKRYKNIKSILFIILILNWLVALAKILYGIYTQCISMTADGFHSLTDGASNIIGLIGITIASKPKDKEHPYGHKKYETLASLSIAALLAVVCFNLIKGSILRFLNPAVPKADIKSFIIITGTMLINFLVMKYEYKKGEDLKSDILISDSLHTKSDIFTSLSVLVTLIAIKLGFPVLDPIATIIISLFIAGAAYEIIKGGSDILCDTAPIDEKKIKNIVLNITGVKTCHKIRTRGRPDDIHLDLHVQINPDTQMDKAHEISNSIESTIKTNIKEITDVVVHMEPVEKYK
- a CDS encoding SemiSWEET transporter, whose protein sequence is MQKYPLFIDILGGFAGFLTTIAFLPQVIKVIKTKSTHDLSLVMFIMFCIGVILWLIFGIYLQSMPVIIANFFTLGFSLIILWYKIKYR